CCTCGATGGTCGCTCAGCTGTGGCCGAGCTGTTCGTCCGCGCCCTCGGCCAAGTCGGCCTCCTGGTCGGCTGCCGCCGCGGGGGTGCGTGCGACGTCCACGATGTCGAACGTCTCCTCGTCGACGGCGGGCACCACCTCCACCGGTGAGGCCTTGTGCTCCACCGCCGCCTCGGAGTGTCCGCCGCAGCCGTGGTCCAGGCTCACCACGGAGCCGTCCGCCGGCACCATCTCGTTGGCGCAGACACCGAAGAGCTGCCACAGCGAGCCGCCGAGCGGCACGAAGAAGCCACAGGTGGCGCAGGTGGCGGGCGCCGAGCGGGCAATGGCGGTGTCCGGGCCGTGGTCGCCGGCGTACCAGCGCTCTGCGGCGTCCGTACGCCCTTCGATCGACAGCACCCGATCCCGGCCGATGCCCGGCTCCCACCAGGTCGCGGGGTCGGCGTCCGCACCGGTCTCGGTGTAGCCGGGCTGCAGCCGCACGTCCTCGGGCGCCGTGGGCAGC
The Streptosporangiales bacterium DNA segment above includes these coding regions:
- a CDS encoding DUF3027 domain-containing protein; the encoded protein is MSSALRTRKPVLDTACADAVELAREAAVLAAPSAESVGEHLGVEPEDDRVASHLFACTDLAYRGWRWSVTVSRASRARAITVSEVTLLPGAEAVVAPAWVPWEERVRPGDLGPGDLLPTAPEDVRLQPGYTETGADADPATWWEPGIGRDRVLSIEGRTDAAERWYAGDHGPDTAIARSAPATCATCGFFVPLGGSLWQLFGVCANEMVPADGSVVSLDHGCGGHSEAAVEHKASPVEVVPAVDEETFDIVDVARTPAAAADQEADLAEGADEQLGHS